CCCACCGCAACGGCGATTACGCCAGAGTGACCAAACTGAATCTCGCGTTATATTTCGAAACCGGCGATGAAAATCTGTTGCCTAAAGTCACCACGGGGGATGCCATCTACATTCCGGAAAAAGACCGCAACTGGCTGGAAGAAAGCAAAGAATCCACCATCCGGGTGCTGGGTGCGGTCAATAAACCGGGACGGTACCGCTTTGATGACAACATGACTCTACTCGATTTACTCGCACAGGCTGGCGGACCGAGTAACAACGCCTATGTCGAAAAAATTACCGTGGTCAATCTGTCCTGTTGCCGGGATCAGGCCAGAACGTTTGACCTCACCGAGTTTGGCCGGACTGGTAATTTCAGCCTGCTGCCTGTGATTCGTGCCGGGGATACCGTCTATATTCCGGATCGCAGTGAGAGCACGATGGAAGCCTTTCGGCGCGGCATGAACGATTTGTTCCAGCTGGCCGCCACAGCCGCACTGGTGGGCTTACTATGACTATTTTTTCTCCCGACTCGCCCCAGATTGAGCAGATCTATCGTCACATTGTTCAGGAGGAACTGAAAAGTGTGGCAATTACCTCTGTCAATGCTGAGGAAGGTGTCACCTCTCTGGCTCTGGCACTCGCCCAGCGGCATTTGCTTTCAGGCCGCAATACACTGCTGGTCGATCTCAATCTGAACCATCCCACCCTGCTGCCGGTTCAGCTTCACCCCGAAACCACTGCAGAACCTGAATTTGGCACTCCCTGCACGGTTTGTATTGATGCTGCACCTGTAATTCTCAACGGCATCATTGCCCCTTCAGGCAGAGCCGACAGAATGATGCTGCGACGCCCCCACGCCATCTCAACGTGGATCAAAGAATGGCAGGCGACTTATGACCTCATCATCTTTGATACATCCCCGATCTCACAGACAAACCACGACTGTATTCCACCGGAAAGCATTGCAGCCGCCTGCGATGGCTGCCTGATGGTCGTGATGGCAGGCAAAACAACCGAAAGTCTGGCAGAGTCCTGCGCCCAGTCTTTGCGCTTCGCCGGTGCCCGACTGACCGGCACGATTATCAACGATCAATGTAATCCGGCACTCCGTTCTGAAATACAGCGTGAACTCGGCCGACTGCCGCAATGCTGCCGCCGGTTGGTCACAGCATTACGTAAAAAAGTGTCTGAAAACAAACTACTCTCCATAGAGCTGTAACATGGATGACAAGTCAGCCGCCGGACAGGTGCGAACATGCAATGGACCTGGATATGGACACGGATAAGAACATGGATATGAACATAAAAACTGTTTTACTGGACATCGAACAACCCGCCACGCTCGCCAGTGTCACGAAAATCCGGCGACTGCTTCAGCAGGCACTGAGCCTGAGTAAAGCCGACAGTCAGACCGCCAATCAAATCGCTCTGTGTTTTGCCGAAGCTGCAACCAATATTGTCCAGCACAGTTCCCCGTCGGCCCGGATACTGAAAGTCAGATTCAGCATGTCCTCTCAGAACTGGCTGCTGACGCTTGAGGACGATGGCGGGAGCTGGGATCCGACTCTGTTAAACCCGGCCGCGCCGGACGCCCTGACCCTGGATACGCTGATGCTGGATGCTCTGGCGCTGGATGCCGAATCCGGCCGCGGAATCGCGCTGCTGAGATCGCTCAGTGATGAACTCACCTATCAGGCCGCTGGCACGAATACCGGTGCGTTCAATTGCCTGACGGCCACCTGGCCGCATTGCCAGCAAGATGACAAGCCAACCATTTTTATTGTCGATGACGAGCCGTCACAACGGCGCCTTTATCAAACCTATCTCTCAGACGACTTTCATGTTCTGACCGCCGACAACGGCCAGCAGGCACTTGCGACGATCGATCATCAGCACATTGATTTAGTGCTGTCAGATATTCAGATGCCCGGTATGAACGGTCTGGAGTTCCGTGAACAGCTGAACTCACTGTCTCCCGGCGCTGCCGTTCCCTTCATTTTTCTGACAACAGCCAATGCCAGTGAAATCTTTCAGCAGGCTGCCACTATGGGCATTGATGACTACCTGACCAAACCCGTCAGCAAGCAACTGCTGTTGCAAACGGTGCACCGCGTACTTGAACGTTCCAGACAGGTTTACCGGCATCTGACCGGTCAGGTGAACCGGCAGATTGCCAGTGCCTTATCGCCGCAGCTTCCTGCGGGTTGTCCGGGCTGGCGGCTTGCTGTCAGGCAGCGAAATACAGGGATCGGCGGCGGTGATTTTGTGATGGCTCAGCCGTGCGAGAACGGCTTTTTTATCGCGGTTACAGACATCATGGGCCACAACGATACCGCCAAATTTTTCTCTTATGCCTACGCCGGTTATCTGCGGGGAATGTTGCTGAATCTCGCAGAGGTTGACTGCCCGCCGGATGAAGTGCTGCGGCGTCTGTCTATGGGCGCACGCACCGATCATTTCTTGTCTCAGGTGACCCTGACCTGCAGCGCACTTTGTCTGCATCCGGACGGACAGGTCGTTCTGGCCTCTGCCGGGCATCCACCGCCTCTGCTCATCACAAAGCAGCGCATTGAGGCAGTCGACATCAGCGGTATTTTGCCCGGGCTGCTGGAAGACCCGCATTACCCCGCCGTCACTCAGCTGCTGGAACCCGGACAACGTCTGGCGGTGATCAGCGACGGGCTGTTTGAATCTGCAATGACGCCGGATGGCCGGCAGGAACTGGAACGAAAAATGCTTGATGCACTCAGGAAGACACTTTCCCAACCGCTCGAGGAAGCCATTGAGCAGGTCATGCAAGTCTTTGATGACTGCACTGAGGGAAAGCCGAACGATGATGCCCTGCTGCTTCTGATTGAACGGGATTGCCAATGAGTCAATTTCTTCAGATGCAAGAGCGCAAGCAAGCTCTAAGGAGTCAAGATGAGAATTCTGATTGCCCTGTTCCTTGCCATTCTGGCTGCCATGCCGGCGCATGCCAGAGAGATTATTTTTGGGATCGTGCCTCAGCAAGCCGCCAGTAAACTCGCCCGTGTCTGGACACCTATCCTCACGCAGGTGTCCGAACTGAGCGGCCATACCATTCACTTTGCCACCGCACCTGATATCCCCACCTTCGAAAAACGTTTAAAAAACGGGGAATACGATATTGCCTACATGAACCCGTATCATTATGTCGTGTTCCATCAGGAGCCGGGTTACCGGGCCATCGCCAAGGCAGCCAATAAGCAAATCAAAGGCATTATTGTGGTCCGGAAAGACAGCGGGATCACCGCCCTGTCTCAGCTGGATCAGCAGACACTGGCATTTCCCTCTCCGGCCGCATTTGCTGCCAGCATTTTAACCCGCACCGATCTGTCCGCCGCCCATGTCCGGTTCACGCCAAAGTACGTGTCGTCCCACGACTCCGTCTATCTGGCGGTGGCTCAGGGCATCTTTCCTGCCGGTGGCGGTGTGATGCGCACGTTCAACAGCATTGACCCGGCGCTGCGAAACCAGCTGACCCCCATCTGGACAACCCGGGGATATACCTCACATGCCATCGCTGTTCATCCGGGAATCGACAGTCAAACCGCCACCAGTATTCAGCAGGCCCTGATCACCCTCGCAGCAAAGGAAGACGGCAGGAAAGCCCTGGCTGAATTAGCGATTTCGGGGTTTGAGGCTGCCGAAGACAGCACCTGGGATGATATTCGCGCCCTGCAAATCGATCTATTACAAAATTTAATGCACTGAAGGAGGCCATGATGAGTATTCGTCTGAAAACCATTCTGGGCATTGCCTTCATTGAAGTGCTTGTACTGGTGCTCTTAGTCAGCAACGCACTGACCTATCTCAGTCAGTCAAACCAGTCCCAACTGGAACAACGCGCACAGGCAGCCACAACGCTGTTTGCCCGGGCCACCAAAGATGCGGTGCTGTCTTACGACCTGGCAACATTAAACAGTCTGGTTGACGAGATCATGGCGATTTCAGACATCAAATACGTCCGGATCTGTAATCAGGTTCAAGTGCTGGCTGAAGGAGGTAACGTGCCTGCGACCTCACCGCACACAGGCAAAGACCAGGGGATCAGCGACGTCGATGACGGCATTTATGACATCCACTATCCGATCGTTGAAGCCGGAACCGTCTACGGCAGCATTGAAATTGGTTTTTCAACCTCCAAGCTGGAAACCCTGCTCACCGACGCCGGGAAGATGTTTACGTCCATTGCGGGACTGGAGGTCATTCTGGTCGCCGTCTGTTCCTTTGTTCTGGGGACGGCCCTCACCCGGCAGTTAAGCCGGCTCAAAATGGCGGTTGATGAAATCACGCACAACGGTCCGGGAATGACACTGCCCAGCCACACCAACAATGAGCTGGGGGCAGTCGTCCGCTCATTTAACACCATGTCACTGACGCTGGCGAAAAATCAGCAGGAAATCCAGGATTTGCTGGCGGACAAAAGCCGGACCCTGCATGAGCTGCATCGTCACGAAAAGATCCAGCAAGCCATTCTGACCGCATCTCTGGATGCCATCATTACGATCAATCAGTCCGGCTACATCGTTGATTACAATACCAATGCCGAACACATCTTCGGCTGGCAGAAGCATGAAATTCTGCATCAGGACATGGCGAAATACCTGATCCCGCAACACCTGCGTTCGCAGCACCGTCAAGGCATGGCGCATTTCATCAGAACCGGTGAAGGGCCGGTGCTCGGACAACGCATCGAGACCCTTGCCCTGCATAAAAACGGGTATACATTTCCGGTTGAACTGGCCGTCTCTCCGGTTGAAGTTGACGGGGACTACCTGTTTGTATCGTACATCCGGGATATTACAGCCCGGAAAGTCGCCGAAAAAGAACAGCTGCTGGCGGCTCAGGCCTTTGACGCTCAGGAAGCCATCTTTTTTGCGGATGAGTCTGGTCAAATTCTTCGCTACAACCCGACATTTCAGCAGCTGACCGGTTATGATCCGGCATCCTGTTCACCATTGCCCAGCCTCAGCAGCCTCGTGTCCGTGCATCAGGCAATGTGGCAAACCATTCATCAGGGCGGGAAATGGTCTGGCGAGCTGGTATTACAACCCATCCGCGGTGAAGCACTCCCTATTTATTTCAGTGCCTCCCCGGTGTTCCCCGACGAACACGCCGTACTCTACGTTTGCCACTTCATTGATATTTCAGAACAAAAGGCACACGAGGCCACACTGCAACGCGCTCGCCGGGAAGCAGAAAAAGCCAATGAGGCCAAAAGCCGTTTTCTGGCTTCCATGAGCCATGAAATACGCACCCCCATGAATGGTGTGCTGGGTATCCTGGATATCCTGCAGGGGGAAACCCTCTCCGCGCATCAGAAAAGCCTGGTTCAAACGGCACATGAATCCGGTAAACACCTGGTTGCGATCATCAATGACATTCTGGATTTCTCCAAAATGGAGGCCAACAATCTGGTGCTGAACCATGAGCCTTTTCATATTCAGCAGGTTTTTCACCAGGTCATTGAACTGATGACGCCGCTGGCAGAGAAGCATCATCTGACCCTGTCATTAACCTTGCCCCCGGAAGCCAACAACTTCGCTCAGGGGGATGCAGGCCGTATCCGTCAGATTCTGCTGAATCTGATCCATAACGCCATCAAATTCACACCGCAGGGCGGGATTCGCGTCGAAGTGTCGCTCACGAAAACCGCTCTCAACACGAAAGCAGGCTGGCAGTTGAACTGCCATGTGATCGACAGCGGGATTGGTATTGCTCCAGAGGCACAGGAAAGCCTGTTTGACGAATTTACCATGTCTGATCAGGGTTATACACGGGCCACGGAAGGCACCGGGCTGGGGCTGGCAATTTGCAAACGCCTGATACAGCTGATGGGAGGTGAATTGGGTCTTTCCAGTACCCTTCAGACCGGGAGTGATTTCTACTTTTCCATTCCGTTGGCAATTGCATCGCAAGATGCGACGCATCCACTGAGCCAGAAACAACTGCCGATTCTCCGGGCCGGGATGAAGATTCTGGTCACCGAGGACAACGCGGCAAACCGTCTGGTGATTGGCCATATGCTGAAAACCGCGGGTATCGAAACCGATATGGTCACCAGCGGCGAGCAGGCGATTCTTGCTGTTCAGCAACGCCACTACGACCTGATTTTTATGGACATCTCGATGCCCGGTATGGACGGCATGGAAGCAACACAGCGGATCCGAGCCCTGTCGCCGGAGAACCAGTCACTGCCGATCATTGCTTTGACCGCTCATACCCTGACAGGGGACAGAGAACGTTTCCTGTCCGCCGGGATGACCGACTACCTGAGCAAGCCCATTCACAAAGCACAATTACTGGACTGCCTGAGCAAGTGGGTCAAACCTGTTTCCGACAGCAACGAAAAGCGGTGCACTGTACCGTGTCAGTCCATTGATGAAGCAGAAACCTTCTGTGCGAATAAAGACGAAATTCCTTTATCGCTGTATCCGCTGGTTGATCCGACAACCATCCATCAATTGATCGAGGACACCTCCTTCGAAGATACCGACATGCTGGTCGAACTGTATCTTGAAGACAGCCAAAACCGAATCGCCACTATCCGCAAAGCCATTGAGGACAACAACCCGGATCAGCTGCAGTTTGAAACCCACGCGCTCGCCAGCAGCGCCGGCAGTTACGGCAATATCCGGCTGTCGATGCTGGCCAGACGCATTGAACATTTGTGTATTCAAAATTGCAAAGCGCATGCGATTGAACTGGGTGAGCAACTGCTGACGGTCGCGGAAAAGTCATTCCTGCAACTGAAAGCCTTGGATATCCATAATATTGTCCTGAAAACAGGCAGTTGATCTGCCGGATGAAGACGCACTTTGAGTTGCAGAATGCAACTCAGGTGAGTACAAGGCCTGACATTGCACGAAAGCATGCGTGTCCGGTCTGCCCATATGCCGCCTCCCTATAGGCAGCCTGCCTATATGTAGCCTGATAGGGTGGCATCAAATTTGCCGGGTTTCCGTATTCTCTTTTTGTCTGCGGGAACTCACATGAGCAAGAACACCTTCACTGCGAGACCAGCGAGCCGCCCGATCTGGCTGATTGCTGACAGCCGGACCCTGGGCGGGATTGAAACTCATATTCAGGAGCTGGCGACCGCATTAAAGACCAGCCGTTATGATGTGCAGGTCATCCTGTGGCAGGATTACGGCCAGACTCACCCGCTGATCGCCAGACTGTCGGCCCAGGCTGCGCCCCGGACCCAGCCCGTCCCCGTGTTTGTGCTGGACGGTAAACTTCGTTCCCTGCTCCGCCTTGCCAGACAGATGCGTCCTTTACTGGTGCATACCCACGGGTATAAAGCCGGGATCCTGTGCCGTCTGCTCAAACCCTTTTTGTCCTGCCCGGTTGTGTCGACCTATCATGCCGGAGAAACCTGCCGCGGCAGGCTGGCGCTCTATGATATGGCCGACAGAGCTACGGCCTGTCTCGCCAACGCTACTTTTGCCGTCAGTCACAGCATTGCCAGCCGCCTTTCCCGGCCATCGGTCGTACTGGATAACTTCACCAATCATCTGAGCCAGACGGCTTCTCAAGGACATCAAATTGCTTTCGTTGGCCGTCTCAGTCATGAAAAAGGCCCGGATCGCTTTGCCGAACTAGCCCGCCAATGTCCGGCACTTCAGTTTGACTGCTACGGCGACGGCCCGCTCAGAACAGCATTAGAACAAGACAGCCCGGCGAATCTGCACTTTCACGGCATGCAGCAGGACATGACTGACATCTGGCCGAACATTGGCCTGCTCATCATGCCTTCCCGGCACGAAGGGCTGCCAATGGCCGCGCTGGAAGCACTCTCATTCGGCATCCCTGTCATTGCAACAGAGGTGGGCGCTATGAGCCGCGCGATCATCCATGACCACAACGGCTGGCTGATATCCCCGGATGAGCCCGAACACCTGTATCACTGGCTGAAACACTGGTTTGCCCTCCCCGCCGAACAACGCATGAACATGCGTCAGCAAGCGATTCGTTCCGTCCGGAAGAATTTTTCAGCCGAAGCGGTTCTGCCCGCACTGCTGGCACAATATTCGCTTGTTGTGAATCTGACACCGGCAAAGCTGGCCTGAGGGCGCAACCCGAATGTGCTGCGCGGCGTCTGAATTGCTCAGCCTATTCGCACGAAGACACACCGAAACACACGAACACCGATCGACATCGGTTCGGAGGCACTGATGAACAGAGAATCAACCACTGCCAAAACCATTTTATTTGTTCACTATGGCGACGATGGTATCCGGGGAAGTGAACGGTGTTTGCTGAATCTGTTCGCACATCTGGACAGAAAAGCCTTTACGCCGGTGCTGTGGTGTAACAGCCAGGAGCTGGCCATGGCGGCCAGAGCCATGGGCGTCGCCTGCCATGCCACCCCCTTTTCGCTGTTGCTTGGCTGGGAAAAACCCAAACTCCGGCTGTTCGGTTGGTGGCAGCTGGTTCGCGCCGGTCAGCGCCTGATTCATGCTTACCGGGCCGATGTGGTTCACTGCAACAGCGGTGCCCCGTGCCAGTGGATGCACTGGGCCGCGAGATGGTGCCGGACGCCGATGCTTGTTCACCTGCATGCCCACTATTCACTTCGGGATCGCCTGACACTGGGGCTCTATCAGGCCCCTTTGCTGGTCGGCGTCAGCGACTATGTGCTTTCTCCTTTTATGCAGGAAGGATTTGCCCCGGAGAAGTGCCAAATCATTCCCAACGGCATTGATATCGAGGCTTTGGACGCAGTGGAAGCATTCTCTTTCCGAAACACCATGGGCATTCCCGATGATGCCATTGTCCTGGGCTATGCCGGGGCCATGCTGATGGAAAAAGGCATTGATCACTTACTGAATGTTACCCACAGACTGATTGCAAAAGGGTATCCGGTTCATTTAGTGCTACTCGGAAACGGGCGGGATCAACCAACATTTGAAGCAATGGCGGAGAAACTGAATATCCGTGATCGCGTTCATTTTGCAGGTCAGCAGGCCGATGCCATTGCCTGGATGAAAGGCGGCATGGATATCTATATCTCCAGTGCACACTCCGAATCTTTTGGTCTGGCACTGGCGGAAGCAAGTCTGGCCGGACTGCCCGTGGTCGTCAATCAGATTGGCGGTGTCGGCAGCGTGATTAAAGATCAGGTCACCGGGCTTCTCGCCGCCACAAACAATGAAGTCGATTTGCTCGCCAAAATCGAAACCCTGCTGACCGAGCCGGACTTACGGCAACGGTTAGGCGCCTCCGGACGAGACTTCATCCGTAACAACCTGACCATTGAGAAATACTGTCAGTCGTTTGAAACACTCTATCACGCCATCGCCAGCGACGCGGACAGCATCCCGCGCCTGCATAAAGACTGGCACCTGCACGCAATGTACCGGGGCATCCTGAGCTTTCGGCCAAACAGACTGACCCGGTTTCAGGCGCAGCGCTGGTTAGAGGAACCCTGCCATGGCGAAAAGTAACACCCTCTTCATCATCGATCCCATCGCCTTTGGCGGGGGCAGCAAAAATGCGACCGTTTCTCTGTTAAAACAGCTGCCCGCCGGACAATTTCATATCCGGGTCCTGACCAATGACCCGGAGAGCTGGCCCCTGCCAGACTGTGAACATCTCCCGCTGTGGCGCCCCCAGTGGCTCCCTGAAGGTAATCACGGACTCGGCTATCTGATTCGTCACCTGCTGACTGCAGCAACGGGATTGAAAGCCTGCCTGAAACATGGCCGGCCAGCACTCTTACTCGGGGCGTCCGGCCCCGGAGTCGATTTTTCTCTTTTCCTGCTGAAAAAACTGACCGGCTGGCCGTTGCTGCAACTTGTTCATGGGCCCGTCGGACATTCCCGTATGCTCGGACGAAGCCTGGCCACGGCCGACAAAGTCTGCTTTCTCGACAGTTGTCAGGACAGTATGACTGCGGCGCTTCGCAAGGCAGGCTACAGATTTACTCCCGTCAAAGCCAGATTTCAGTCTTTCATCAACGGGCTTTGCCCCGACCAGTGGCCTGGTGCATGCCAGTATGAACAGCCCCGTTTGCTATGGGCAGCTTCTTTGCTGAAATGGAAAGGGCTGGACCGGCTACTGCTGGCCCTTGAGTCGCTGCCGGTTGAGCACCGTCCGGATTCAGAGATCTGCTATCTCAGACCCAGACAAACCCAGCTGCCCGTTTCTGAAGCCGGGCAGCCGATTGCCCGGATTTACTGGCATGAAAATCCGGTCAACTTCGATGCCATCCGGGCCCGCTGTAACCTGTTTATCTCAACCAGTGTCAGGGAACCCTTTGGTCTTTCCGTTCTGGAAGCCATGGCTGCGGGACATTGTGTGGTGATCCCGGCCGACGGCGCTTACTGGGATTCAGTGTTAATGGACGGCGTCCACTGCATCAAGTACCCGCCTGGTGACCACGATGCCCTGGCCAGCACCATTTTATGGCTGAGCCGGGATATGAAATCAGTTCAGCGCATTGGAACCAGAGCACGCCAGCTGGCCGAAAATTACCGGGCGGAAACATGCTATCAGCCTGTGGTCGATGTCATCACCGAACTCTGCTCTCCGCCTGCAGCCGACGTATCCGTCAGGCTGCCGTTTATCCAGCGCGTGAAAGCCCGCATCGGAGGTGCCAGACATGGTTAAACTCCCGGTTCCCAAAGCCATGCAATACATGGTGTTGTATGGCATCAGCATTGTGCTGATGAAAGGCGTTTCCCTGTTTATGCTGCCATTTATCACCCATCAGTTGCCGCCGGATGAATTCGGTCGGCTGGAAGTGCTGACCAGTATTGCGATGTTCGCCAGCATTATTCTGGGAATGGGGTTAAGCGAAGCGCTGTACCGCTTCGCCGGTGCCGCGCAAAATGAACAGGCGCAGAAATTCCATGCCAGTCAAGTCATGGGGATCACCCTCTGCATTGCAATCCTGACCTTGCCTTTCGTCTGGACAGCCGCTGCGCTGATTGGTGATCTCAGCCCGGCCTTATTTTCCCGTTACGAGTTAAGTCTGATGTTCACCGTGCTGGCCTTCGAAAGCTGCATCGCTGTCCCGCTGGCATGGCTGAGAATGCGAGATAAAGTCTGGACGTTCTTCTTGCTGACCACAGGCAGAGCCATCAGTCACGCGGGCTTGATTCTTCTGATGCTCCATGCCGGTAAGGGGGTGACCGGCATTCTTGAAGCCGGGTTTATGGTCGCCATGACGCAGGCCGTGCTCCTGCTCATCATCCAGTACCGGGACACCGGCATCCGCATCCAGCGGGTCAAAGGACGCGAGATTCTCAGCTATTCCTGGCCGATCATGGGCAGCGGCTTACTGGCATTTACTCTGAACGGATTCGACCGGTGGGTGCTGGCCCATTTCGCCAGCCTGCAGGATGTGGCTCAGTATGCCGTCGCCAGCAAATTTGCGCTCGCCGTGGTGCTGATGATGCAGCCCTTTGGGATGTGGTGGATGCCCAAGCGTTTCGGGATACTGTTTGGCGAAAATGGCCGGTATCAGGCCGCCCGGATGACTACCCACGGCCTTGCTCTGCTCGGACTGATAACCGTCAGCGTCAATCTTGTCGCCCCTGTATTCATTCACTGGCTCATGCCGGCCAGCTATGCACAGGCCAGCCTCTATGCGTTTGTCCTCATCCTCATCGCCGCACTGCGTGAAATCTGCGAGTTACTGAATCTCGGCGCTTTGGCGACCAAAAGCACCCGCTCGCTGATGATGATTCAGGGGCTGAGTGCCGTCGTCGGTGTCTGCCTGATGATTCTGCTCACACCAGCCTGGTCTGTCTGGGGAATTCTGGCTGCGCTGCTTGCCGCCCAGTTCATACGTGTCCTGCTGATCTGGCGTTTAAGTCAGGCCCGGCATCCCCTCCCTTTTCGCCGGAAAGCCCTGGCGGCAGGCGCTGCCCTGACCGCCATCGTCATGAGCCTGAGTGTGATTTCCTGGAACGCGATAACCCAGATTCTGGTTGCCGGTGTCGCCACCCTCATGCTGGCCTGGTGTTTTCACCACCTGCAGCTTCTACCGGATTTCATCCGGCACAGGGTTCTGTCACGATGACCGATGCGCGTCTCAGGTCATCCAGAAATCAGTGCCTGCTCGGGCTGGCACTTTGTGTCGTCTTCGGCGCAATCTGGCGGCTGATTCCGCATCCCCTGCTGCTGCCGGTATTTGGCCTGATACCATTTGCGATTTTATTTGTGCTGACCCGCCCCTTCCTCATGGTACTGCTGTTTGTGGTTTTTTCTTTTTTCCGCATCCATGAAGTCTTCCCGCAGCTTTATTCGCTGAAAATCCCGCTGCTGCTGTCGCTGGCTTCTCTGGGAGCACTGTGCTGGCATATTGGGATCTCACAGCGGTATCGCGCTTACTGGCACCGGGATCTGACCGTGCTGACCACCTTCGCCATTCTGGTTCTGATTGGTGTCATCATGGCTGAAAACCGCGGTATTGCGCTGACTTACTTCAAAGCCACTTACTGGAAAATCCTGATCATGGTCTTTGCGATCGCCTGGTTGTCCCGGGCCGCAAAGGATTTTGCCCTGTCCTCCAACGTGATTGCGTTTTCAGGCATGGTGGTCGGCCTTGTCGCTCTACACAACAAAGCCAACGGGATCGGGCTGGTAGAAGGCACCCGTGTCACCATCGGGCGTGCAATCGGTTCGATGCTGGGCGATCCCAATGATCTGGCACTGGTCCTGATGTTCCCGACCTCATTCGCGGTCGCACTGCTGCTGACCAAATCCATGCCGCTGTACAGCCGTCTCATCGGATTGTTATCGACTCCTATTCTGTTCAGCGCAGTGCTTGCCACCCAAAGCCGTGGCGGTCTGCTGGGGATCCTGACCGTCTTCGGATTATTCGGCTACCGCCGGATGAAGTCCAAAACCCTGTTCTTCTCACTTGGCGCACTGGCAGCTGCGTTGCTCTTTCTGGCCGCCGGTATTTCAGACCGGGCTTCAGGCGGTGCCGCAGAAGAAGGCATCGATGCCTCTGCCATGGGCCGTTTGTATGCCTGGGAAGCAGCCACAAAAATGGCGGTTGCGCATCCATTTACCGGCGTCGGGCTGGATAATTTCTATGCCAATTACTTTTTCTACAGTCCGCACTGGGACGGCCTGAACCATGCGGTTCACAGC
This DNA window, taken from Photobacterium sp. CCB-ST2H9, encodes the following:
- a CDS encoding glycosyltransferase, with the protein product MNRESTTAKTILFVHYGDDGIRGSERCLLNLFAHLDRKAFTPVLWCNSQELAMAARAMGVACHATPFSLLLGWEKPKLRLFGWWQLVRAGQRLIHAYRADVVHCNSGAPCQWMHWAARWCRTPMLVHLHAHYSLRDRLTLGLYQAPLLVGVSDYVLSPFMQEGFAPEKCQIIPNGIDIEALDAVEAFSFRNTMGIPDDAIVLGYAGAMLMEKGIDHLLNVTHRLIAKGYPVHLVLLGNGRDQPTFEAMAEKLNIRDRVHFAGQQADAIAWMKGGMDIYISSAHSESFGLALAEASLAGLPVVVNQIGGVGSVIKDQVTGLLAATNNEVDLLAKIETLLTEPDLRQRLGASGRDFIRNNLTIEKYCQSFETLYHAIASDADSIPRLHKDWHLHAMYRGILSFRPNRLTRFQAQRWLEEPCHGEK
- a CDS encoding glycosyltransferase family 4 protein, giving the protein MAKSNTLFIIDPIAFGGGSKNATVSLLKQLPAGQFHIRVLTNDPESWPLPDCEHLPLWRPQWLPEGNHGLGYLIRHLLTAATGLKACLKHGRPALLLGASGPGVDFSLFLLKKLTGWPLLQLVHGPVGHSRMLGRSLATADKVCFLDSCQDSMTAALRKAGYRFTPVKARFQSFINGLCPDQWPGACQYEQPRLLWAASLLKWKGLDRLLLALESLPVEHRPDSEICYLRPRQTQLPVSEAGQPIARIYWHENPVNFDAIRARCNLFISTSVREPFGLSVLEAMAAGHCVVIPADGAYWDSVLMDGVHCIKYPPGDHDALASTILWLSRDMKSVQRIGTRARQLAENYRAETCYQPVVDVITELCSPPAADVSVRLPFIQRVKARIGGARHG
- a CDS encoding lipopolysaccharide biosynthesis protein — encoded protein: MVKLPVPKAMQYMVLYGISIVLMKGVSLFMLPFITHQLPPDEFGRLEVLTSIAMFASIILGMGLSEALYRFAGAAQNEQAQKFHASQVMGITLCIAILTLPFVWTAAALIGDLSPALFSRYELSLMFTVLAFESCIAVPLAWLRMRDKVWTFFLLTTGRAISHAGLILLMLHAGKGVTGILEAGFMVAMTQAVLLLIIQYRDTGIRIQRVKGREILSYSWPIMGSGLLAFTLNGFDRWVLAHFASLQDVAQYAVASKFALAVVLMMQPFGMWWMPKRFGILFGENGRYQAARMTTHGLALLGLITVSVNLVAPVFIHWLMPASYAQASLYAFVLILIAALREICELLNLGALATKSTRSLMMIQGLSAVVGVCLMILLTPAWSVWGILAALLAAQFIRVLLIWRLSQARHPLPFRRKALAAGAALTAIVMSLSVISWNAITQILVAGVATLMLAWCFHHLQLLPDFIRHRVLSR
- a CDS encoding O-antigen ligase; protein product: MTDARLRSSRNQCLLGLALCVVFGAIWRLIPHPLLLPVFGLIPFAILFVLTRPFLMVLLFVVFSFFRIHEVFPQLYSLKIPLLLSLASLGALCWHIGISQRYRAYWHRDLTVLTTFAILVLIGVIMAENRGIALTYFKATYWKILIMVFAIAWLSRAAKDFALSSNVIAFSGMVVGLVALHNKANGIGLVEGTRVTIGRAIGSMLGDPNDLALVLMFPTSFAVALLLTKSMPLYSRLIGLLSTPILFSAVLATQSRGGLLGILTVFGLFGYRRMKSKTLFFSLGALAAALLFLAAGISDRASGGAAEEGIDASAMGRLYAWEAATKMAVAHPFTGVGLDNFYANYFFYSPHWDGLNHAVHSTWFGVLAETGFLGLTVFVTMIICLIRTAFVTLGRIETNLTHYDPAVYTTAQAVLAGLLGTVVSGTFLTQGFTWPIYILAALVIAVGNYVKTQASQSSPEPRRQPQPHPQQETASGDSSVAFCEAKCPHAENIHDSSQKTLPD